In Gulosibacter molinativorax, a single window of DNA contains:
- a CDS encoding Lrp/AsnC family transcriptional regulator: MAVSRIELEGRLFAALKREPRASVLALAESTGFPRAVIANHLKDLQRSGCLRVIGALHPKLTGTPTLAAIGIAVAGPIAPVLEFIAPIEEVVSISTITGLFPIGVEVRVTTPDHLQAVLDRLRAHPSVVKIETRMFGRVIKGHSSHSVPDEIVLDEKDSGLIEALGEDGRTSWQELAERVSLTPAAARTRVRRLIDANVLRIVVLERGDLHSRGIALVANLALRGDSEAILGQIAEELEVEFAATEFGKGDGILVIRSRSQESLFALLERIRAIPGVMEVETRTYLHHHKETSTGIPLTV; encoded by the coding sequence ATGGCCGTGTCCCGGATTGAGCTCGAAGGACGCCTCTTTGCGGCACTGAAGCGTGAACCGCGTGCCTCCGTGCTCGCCCTCGCCGAGTCAACCGGGTTCCCCCGTGCCGTGATCGCGAACCACCTGAAGGACCTTCAGCGATCGGGCTGCCTTCGCGTCATCGGGGCACTACACCCCAAGCTGACCGGCACACCAACCCTTGCGGCGATCGGGATCGCCGTCGCCGGACCGATCGCACCGGTGCTGGAATTCATCGCACCCATCGAGGAAGTGGTCTCCATTTCCACCATCACCGGGCTCTTTCCGATCGGCGTCGAGGTTCGAGTCACAACCCCGGATCATCTGCAGGCCGTCCTCGACCGCCTGCGGGCACATCCTTCGGTCGTCAAGATCGAAACCCGGATGTTTGGGCGGGTGATCAAGGGTCACTCCTCGCACAGCGTTCCCGATGAGATAGTCCTCGATGAGAAGGATAGTGGGCTCATCGAAGCGCTCGGCGAGGACGGTCGAACCTCGTGGCAAGAGCTCGCGGAGCGAGTGTCGCTGACACCGGCCGCAGCGCGAACCCGCGTTCGTCGACTCATCGACGCCAACGTGCTGCGCATCGTCGTGCTCGAACGCGGCGATCTTCACAGTCGCGGGATTGCACTCGTGGCAAACCTCGCGCTGCGTGGAGACAGCGAAGCCATTCTTGGGCAAATTGCCGAGGAGCTCGAGGTCGAATTCGCCGCAACCGAATTTGGTAAGGGCGACGGGATCCTCGTGATTCGTTCGCGATCGCAGGAATCCCTGTTTGCGCTCCTCGAACGCATCCGCGCGATTCCGGGCGTGATGGAAGTAGAGACGCGCACCTACCTCCATCACCACAAGGAAACCTCCACCGGCATCCCGCTCACGGTGTAA
- the mvaD gene encoding diphosphomevalonate decarboxylase produces the protein MTTATARAYPNIALVKYWGKRDSTLMLPLTGSMSMTLDDFPTVTTVERQPDASADTFELGGEVVTDEPLRRVAEFLDLVRERSGVREFAAVRSKNEGPTAAGLASSASGFAALALATSKAYGLSLEPADVSRLARRGSGSATRSIIPHFAVWRAGDDETSVAEAIDAPDMRMIVVVVQARQKEVSSREAMKRTAATSPYHQGWITTTEEALESMIEACADGDFTRIGRITETNAMRMHAAIQACDPPIRYLAPQSIAIFDRIRALRDAGMETYGTADAGPNVVAISRPEDADAVAKALAEFGEVRVMAPGPGAELLADSEAQ, from the coding sequence ATGACCACGGCGACGGCCCGCGCGTACCCCAACATCGCGCTCGTCAAGTACTGGGGTAAGCGCGATTCGACGCTCATGCTGCCGCTCACCGGCAGCATGTCGATGACGCTCGACGATTTCCCGACCGTCACCACCGTCGAGCGGCAGCCGGATGCGAGCGCCGACACGTTCGAGCTCGGCGGCGAGGTCGTCACCGACGAGCCGCTGCGTCGCGTCGCGGAGTTCCTCGACCTCGTCCGGGAGCGCTCGGGCGTGCGCGAGTTCGCCGCCGTGCGGTCGAAGAACGAGGGGCCCACGGCAGCGGGCCTCGCATCCTCGGCCTCCGGCTTCGCCGCGCTCGCGCTCGCGACCTCGAAGGCATACGGCCTCTCGCTCGAGCCAGCCGACGTGAGCCGCCTCGCGCGCCGCGGCTCGGGCTCGGCAACGCGGTCGATCATCCCGCACTTCGCCGTGTGGAGGGCGGGCGACGACGAGACCTCCGTCGCCGAGGCGATCGATGCTCCCGACATGCGGATGATCGTGGTCGTCGTGCAGGCCCGCCAGAAGGAAGTTTCGAGTCGCGAGGCGATGAAGCGCACCGCGGCCACCTCGCCGTACCACCAAGGCTGGATCACGACGACCGAGGAGGCGCTCGAGTCGATGATCGAGGCGTGCGCCGACGGCGACTTCACGCGCATTGGCCGCATCACCGAGACCAACGCGATGCGGATGCACGCCGCAATTCAGGCCTGTGACCCGCCGATTCGCTACCTTGCGCCGCAGAGTATCGCCATTTTCGACCGCATTCGCGCGCTGCGTGACGCCGGTATGGAGACCTACGGCACCGCGGATGCGGGCCCCAACGTGGTCGCGATCTCGCGTCCCGAAGATGCGGATGCGGTGGCCAAGGCGCTCGCGGAGTTCGGCGAGGTGCGCGTCATGGCTCCCGGGCCCGGTGCCGAGCTGCTTGCAGACAGCGAGGCGCAGTGA
- a CDS encoding hydroxymethylglutaryl-CoA reductase, protein MSKHEQFVTGIPSSWVGPIRISGNAIDEEIKVPLATYETPLWPSVGRGARVSRLVEGGIRATVVDERMTRSSLFIARDAAHAYEAMSRIREREAELHEVVTAQSRFARLIEIHEEIVGNLLFIRFAFTTGDASGHNMVTQAADSLMNLILSWDLGLEYGSVSGNFCSDKKATSVNGILGRGKRVVAEILIPHDIVESKLRSTAQQITDIVVRKNLVGSTIAGAVRSANAHFANMLLAFYLATGQDAANIVEGSQGIVYAENREEGLYFSCTLPHLIVGTVGNGKDLEQVEDALQKLGCREPREPGANARRLAAMIAATVLCGELSLLAAQTNPGELMRSHVALERGERN, encoded by the coding sequence TTGAGCAAGCACGAACAATTCGTCACCGGGATTCCGTCGAGCTGGGTAGGTCCCATCCGCATCAGCGGCAACGCGATCGACGAAGAGATCAAGGTACCGCTTGCGACCTACGAGACCCCGCTGTGGCCGTCGGTCGGCCGCGGCGCGCGCGTCTCGCGCCTGGTCGAGGGCGGCATCCGCGCGACCGTCGTCGACGAACGCATGACCCGCTCATCCCTCTTTATTGCGCGCGATGCCGCCCATGCCTACGAAGCGATGTCGCGCATCCGCGAACGCGAGGCCGAGCTGCACGAGGTCGTAACTGCCCAGAGCCGCTTCGCGAGGCTGATCGAGATCCACGAGGAAATCGTCGGCAACCTGCTGTTTATTCGTTTCGCGTTCACGACGGGCGACGCCTCCGGCCACAACATGGTCACCCAGGCCGCCGACTCGCTGATGAACCTCATCCTGTCTTGGGATCTCGGGCTCGAGTACGGCTCGGTTTCGGGCAACTTCTGCTCCGACAAGAAGGCCACCTCGGTGAACGGCATCCTCGGGCGCGGCAAGCGCGTCGTGGCCGAGATCCTGATTCCGCACGACATCGTCGAGTCGAAGCTGCGCAGCACCGCGCAGCAGATCACTGACATCGTCGTGCGCAAGAACCTCGTGGGCTCGACGATCGCGGGCGCCGTGCGCTCGGCGAACGCGCACTTCGCGAACATGCTCCTCGCCTTCTACCTCGCGACGGGCCAGGATGCCGCGAACATCGTCGAAGGCTCGCAGGGCATCGTCTACGCGGAGAACCGCGAAGAGGGCCTCTATTTTTCGTGCACGCTCCCGCACCTCATCGTCGGCACCGTCGGAAACGGCAAGGACCTCGAGCAGGTTGAGGATGCACTTCAGAAGCTGGGTTGCCGCGAACCGCGCGAACCCGGCGCCAACGCACGGCGTCTTGCGGCCATGATCGCCGCCACCGTGCTTTGCGGCGAGCTCTCGCTCCTCGCCGCCCAGACAAATCCCGGCGAGCTCATGCGGTCACACGTTGCGCTCGAGCGCGGGGAAAGGAACTAA
- the mvk gene encoding mevalonate kinase, which translates to MTHSLPANPFHTAALRLSDAPSVRAEGEGRVHGKVILIGEHAVVYGQPAIALPVNSVEAAVTLRLFDTARIDSDLYVGLADIAPEEVAPVLAAVDAVTEAAGFKKGQVGVTIRSTVPVGRGLGSSAAVAGAIVDAASNVSGLNWSLDERYELIQAAERVAHGTPSGLDARTVISDQPVYFERGKASDIRVGAPFGFVIADTGRPSYTAQALAGVRALHEIDHDMAAGAIERLGELTGASRIALAKGDAPTLGTIMTEAHGLLTRIDVSSVELNDLVTAALNAGAMGAKMTGGGLGGCILALAATPQETDALASALRAAGAADVWTMTLEATR; encoded by the coding sequence ATGACTCACTCCCTTCCCGCGAACCCGTTCCACACCGCAGCACTGCGTCTGTCCGACGCCCCCTCAGTGCGTGCGGAAGGTGAGGGACGCGTGCACGGCAAGGTGATTCTGATCGGCGAGCACGCGGTGGTCTATGGGCAGCCCGCCATCGCGCTTCCCGTTAACAGCGTCGAGGCTGCGGTGACGTTGCGACTGTTCGACACCGCCCGGATCGACAGCGACCTGTACGTCGGTCTCGCCGACATCGCCCCCGAAGAAGTCGCGCCAGTGCTGGCGGCGGTGGATGCGGTGACCGAGGCCGCGGGATTCAAGAAGGGTCAGGTCGGGGTCACTATCCGCAGCACCGTGCCGGTGGGCCGCGGGCTTGGCTCTTCGGCCGCGGTCGCGGGCGCGATTGTGGATGCGGCCTCGAACGTCTCGGGCCTGAACTGGAGCCTCGACGAGCGCTACGAGCTCATCCAGGCCGCCGAGCGCGTCGCCCACGGCACCCCGAGCGGCCTCGATGCCCGCACCGTGATTTCAGACCAGCCCGTCTACTTTGAGCGCGGTAAAGCGAGCGACATTCGCGTCGGCGCACCGTTCGGCTTCGTGATCGCAGATACCGGCCGCCCGAGCTACACCGCGCAGGCCCTCGCGGGAGTCCGCGCGCTGCACGAAATTGACCACGATATGGCCGCTGGCGCGATCGAACGACTCGGGGAGCTGACCGGCGCATCCCGCATCGCGCTCGCGAAGGGCGACGCCCCCACGCTTGGCACGATCATGACGGAGGCCCACGGACTTCTCACGCGCATCGACGTGAGCTCGGTTGAGCTCAACGACCTCGTTACCGCCGCGCTGAACGCCGGTGCCATGGGGGCTAAAATGACGGGCGGCGGACTCGGCGGCTGCATCCTCGCACTTGCCGCAACTCCGCAGGAAACTGACGCACTCGCAAGCGCACTGCGCGCCGCGGGCGCGGCCGACGTCTGGACCATGACCCTGGAGGCAACTCGATGA
- a CDS encoding helix-turn-helix transcriptional regulator, with translation MTNVDPINAVGSLADPIRRALYEYVVAQPDPVGREEVANAVEIPPHKAKFHLDRLVQEGLLESEYRRLTGKTGPGAGRPAKVYRRGDTPVEVSLPGRRYALVGGILASAIEHAGLTPELQDALQHTAREAGEQTGRGASGATPADAAQKERQETEAIIETLTSDGYEPIQTEDAIRLRNCPFHDLSSTHRDLVCGINEAYVSGMLDGLGCAGSRASLEPTEGLCCVAIRPVATGPDRGADAETD, from the coding sequence ATGACCAACGTCGATCCCATCAATGCTGTCGGGAGCCTCGCCGACCCGATTCGGCGCGCGCTGTACGAATACGTCGTGGCCCAGCCCGATCCGGTCGGCCGCGAGGAGGTGGCCAACGCGGTCGAGATTCCGCCACACAAGGCGAAGTTTCATCTCGACCGGCTCGTGCAGGAGGGCCTGCTCGAGAGCGAGTACCGAAGGCTCACGGGAAAAACCGGCCCCGGCGCTGGGCGGCCGGCGAAGGTGTACCGGCGCGGCGACACACCCGTCGAGGTCTCGCTCCCGGGGCGTCGATACGCGCTCGTGGGCGGCATTCTTGCCAGCGCGATCGAGCACGCGGGCCTGACGCCAGAGCTTCAGGATGCGCTGCAACACACCGCGCGCGAGGCCGGCGAACAGACCGGCCGGGGTGCATCCGGTGCCACTCCGGCTGACGCCGCACAGAAGGAACGCCAGGAGACCGAAGCGATAATCGAGACGCTCACCAGCGACGGCTACGAGCCGATTCAAACGGAGGACGCGATTCGTCTGCGCAATTGCCCCTTCCATGACCTCTCGAGCACGCACCGCGACCTCGTGTGCGGCATCAATGAGGCCTACGTGAGCGGCATGCTCGACGGGCTCGGATGCGCGGGGTCGCGTGCCTCCCTCGAGCCGACCGAGGGCCTATGCTGCGTCGCAATCCGCCCGGTCGCGACAGGCCCGGATCGAGGCGCAGACGCCGAGACAGATTAG
- the fni gene encoding type 2 isopentenyl-diphosphate Delta-isomerase produces the protein MTNPSPKSAPTNAEIQRAVARASARKEDHIRLAAEQRREIQTPRPSAPEVAAHPPRPSEFDDLEFLHHALDAINVAAVDLTTKVADWTWQAPLYINGMTGGAETAMRVNRALAIAARETDVPIASGSVGIAIDDPSTAASFRVIREENPNGFVMANVGAGRPADHGQRAVDLLEANALQLHLNAVQETIMPEGSREFSNWLRGVERTVAATSVPVIVKEVGFGLSRRTLQQLREVGVHIADVSGSGGTNFARIESARGGDAFGYLGSFGQSAAACLLDAPTHFPNLLASGGVRHPLDVVKALALGARAVGVAGPFLLPALEGTPEDLTAEIASWLEQIRMLHAMLGAASPRELATTDLLVRGRLHEFATLRGIDVTVLSHRSDARATSTGVSNTGVTSTEEKR, from the coding sequence ATGACTAACCCCTCACCCAAGTCCGCGCCGACCAACGCGGAAATCCAGCGCGCCGTCGCGCGTGCTTCGGCGCGCAAGGAAGACCACATCCGTCTCGCCGCCGAGCAGCGACGGGAGATACAGACCCCGCGGCCGTCCGCGCCGGAAGTCGCCGCGCATCCGCCGCGACCGAGCGAGTTCGACGACCTCGAGTTCCTGCACCACGCGCTCGACGCGATCAATGTTGCCGCGGTCGACCTCACCACCAAGGTTGCGGACTGGACCTGGCAGGCCCCGCTCTACATCAACGGCATGACTGGCGGCGCCGAGACTGCGATGCGCGTCAACCGCGCTCTCGCAATCGCGGCGCGCGAGACCGACGTGCCCATCGCATCCGGCTCGGTCGGCATCGCGATCGACGACCCGTCCACGGCTGCGAGCTTCCGCGTCATCCGCGAGGAAAACCCGAACGGCTTCGTGATGGCGAACGTCGGCGCGGGCCGCCCAGCCGATCACGGCCAGCGCGCAGTCGACCTCCTCGAGGCGAACGCCCTTCAGCTGCACCTTAACGCGGTGCAGGAGACGATCATGCCCGAGGGCAGTCGCGAGTTCTCCAACTGGCTGCGTGGGGTGGAACGCACGGTCGCCGCGACCTCGGTACCCGTCATCGTCAAGGAAGTCGGCTTCGGCCTGAGCCGCCGCACGCTGCAGCAGCTGCGCGAGGTCGGCGTGCACATCGCCGACGTCTCGGGCTCGGGCGGCACGAACTTTGCCCGCATCGAGAGCGCGCGCGGCGGGGATGCGTTTGGGTACCTCGGCAGCTTCGGCCAGTCGGCGGCGGCCTGCCTGCTGGATGCGCCGACCCACTTCCCGAACCTGCTCGCGTCGGGCGGGGTGCGGCATCCCCTCGACGTGGTCAAGGCCCTCGCGCTCGGCGCGCGCGCCGTCGGCGTCGCAGGGCCGTTCCTGCTGCCCGCACTCGAGGGCACGCCTGAGGATCTAACCGCCGAGATCGCCAGCTGGCTCGAGCAGATCCGCATGCTGCACGCGATGCTGGGGGCCGCATCCCCGCGCGAGCTCGCCACGACCGACCTGCTCGTGCGCGGCCGCCTCCACGAATTTGCCACCCTGCGCGGCATCGATGTCACGGTGCTGTCGCACCGCAGCGACGCGCGCGCGACCAGCACCGGTGTTTCCAACACCGGAGTTACCAGCACCGAGGAGAAACGTTGA
- a CDS encoding hydroxymethylglutaryl-CoA synthase, producing the protein MVAIGIDDIELVATHDVLELAELARVRGVDPAKYEIGLGQTRMSVPAADEDPITMGATAAARLLERTGTDGIRSLLFATETGVDQSKSGGMFIHGLLGLPKAMRVAEIKQACYAGTVALQSALGVIAREPESKVLIVMSDIAKYELEGSGEPTQGAGAVAMLVSANPALVEIEPETGIYSADVDDFWRPNDSTTAVVDGALSLSAYLDTLTGSWDDYQARGGHSVAEIDRFLYHQPFTKMARKGHRELAKHTGTELPEDVLEASFVYNRELGNTYGASIYSALISLMHHDEELAGKRIGFYSYGSGSTGEYFTGVVRDDYRDHIHTEPIQSELAARNVITFDEYVELHERVLPSGVDVENPRVTNAPYRFAGIRGGARQYEANS; encoded by the coding sequence ATGGTTGCAATTGGAATTGATGACATCGAGCTCGTCGCGACGCACGACGTGCTGGAGCTTGCGGAGCTCGCGCGCGTGCGCGGTGTCGACCCCGCCAAGTACGAGATCGGCCTCGGCCAGACGCGCATGAGCGTTCCGGCGGCGGATGAAGATCCGATCACGATGGGTGCGACCGCGGCCGCGCGACTGCTCGAGCGTACCGGGACCGACGGCATCCGCTCGCTCCTTTTCGCAACCGAAACGGGCGTCGACCAGTCGAAGTCGGGCGGGATGTTCATCCACGGCCTGCTGGGGCTGCCGAAGGCCATGCGCGTCGCCGAGATCAAGCAGGCCTGCTACGCCGGCACGGTCGCGCTGCAGAGCGCGCTCGGCGTGATCGCGCGCGAGCCCGAGTCGAAGGTGCTCATCGTGATGAGCGACATCGCGAAGTACGAGCTCGAGGGCTCGGGCGAACCGACCCAGGGCGCGGGCGCGGTCGCAATGCTGGTGTCGGCGAACCCGGCGCTCGTCGAGATCGAGCCGGAGACCGGCATCTACAGTGCTGACGTCGACGACTTCTGGCGCCCGAATGACTCGACCACCGCGGTGGTCGACGGCGCGCTCTCGCTCTCCGCCTACCTCGATACGCTGACCGGCTCGTGGGACGACTACCAGGCCCGCGGCGGTCACTCGGTGGCTGAGATCGATCGCTTCCTCTACCACCAGCCGTTCACGAAGATGGCGCGCAAGGGGCACCGCGAGCTCGCGAAGCACACGGGCACCGAGCTTCCGGAGGACGTGCTCGAAGCGAGCTTCGTGTACAACCGCGAACTCGGCAACACCTACGGTGCGTCGATCTACTCGGCGTTGATCTCGCTGATGCACCATGACGAGGAGCTCGCGGGCAAGCGCATCGGTTTCTACAGCTACGGCTCCGGCAGCACGGGTGAGTACTTCACCGGCGTCGTGCGCGACGACTATCGCGACCACATCCACACTGAGCCGATTCAGTCTGAGCTCGCCGCGCGCAACGTGATCACGTTCGACGAGTACGTCGAGCTGCACGAGCGGGTGCTGCCGAGCGGCGTGGACGTCGAGAATCCGCGCGTGACCAACGCGCCGTACCGCTTCGCGGGCATCCGCGGCGGCGCGCGCCAGTACGAGGCGAACAGCTAG
- a CDS encoding phosphomevalonate kinase, with amino-acid sequence MTSQVTTNKHAAIETKAPGKLYIAGEYAVVEPGEPSVIVAVDRVLTVNLTPSDDVGRVFSSEYGLRPVVWTRDDDDSIQLEHQPFDYVMAAIALTERLRGERGREPRYFDLHIESELDDSSGRKFGLGSSAAVVVATIAAIGDFYELGLTTTERFKLALLSTARVSPRSSGGDLAASTFGGWIRYTSPDRDALLRDLDRNETVSANLDSTGWDTFSVTQLPEPQTLELLVGWTGSPASTERLVNRVEKKTPIASTSHEDFLARSREIVDALVAAMQAHDASRTLELVRSARTLLQGLGERTGIQIETEKLRTLCEIAESHDAAAKPSGAGGGDCGIVFAGPDSDREAILREWEAAGVRPLGLGVYPAVGTQNAEPQAGGPND; translated from the coding sequence GTGACCAGCCAAGTGACCACCAATAAGCACGCGGCAATCGAGACGAAAGCACCCGGCAAGCTCTACATCGCGGGCGAATATGCCGTGGTTGAGCCGGGCGAGCCCTCGGTGATCGTCGCCGTCGATCGCGTCCTCACCGTCAATCTCACCCCGAGCGATGATGTTGGGCGCGTGTTCTCGAGCGAGTACGGCCTGCGCCCTGTCGTGTGGACCCGCGATGACGACGACAGCATCCAGCTCGAGCACCAGCCCTTCGACTACGTCATGGCCGCAATCGCGCTCACCGAGCGACTGCGAGGTGAGCGCGGCCGCGAACCGCGCTACTTTGACCTGCACATCGAGAGCGAGCTCGACGACTCGAGCGGCCGCAAGTTCGGCCTCGGCTCGTCCGCCGCGGTCGTCGTGGCAACGATCGCCGCGATAGGCGACTTCTATGAGCTCGGCCTGACCACCACCGAGCGTTTCAAGCTCGCCCTGCTGTCGACCGCGCGCGTTTCGCCGCGCTCCTCGGGCGGCGACCTCGCCGCGAGCACGTTCGGCGGCTGGATTCGCTACACCTCGCCCGATCGGGATGCGCTGCTGCGCGACCTCGACCGCAACGAGACGGTCTCGGCGAACCTCGATTCGACCGGCTGGGATACCTTCAGTGTCACGCAGCTTCCCGAGCCGCAGACCCTTGAGCTGCTCGTGGGTTGGACGGGTTCGCCCGCATCCACCGAGCGCCTCGTCAACCGGGTCGAGAAGAAGACACCGATCGCGTCGACGAGCCACGAGGATTTCCTCGCGCGCAGTCGCGAGATCGTGGATGCGCTGGTCGCCGCGATGCAGGCGCACGACGCCTCGCGCACCCTCGAGCTCGTTCGCTCGGCCCGAACTCTGTTGCAGGGGCTCGGCGAACGGACCGGCATTCAGATCGAGACCGAGAAGCTGCGCACGTTGTGCGAGATCGCGGAATCCCACGATGCCGCGGCGAAGCCGTCGGGCGCCGGTGGGGGAGACTGCGGGATCGTGTTCGCCGGTCCGGACTCCGATCGCGAGGCAATCTTGCGCGAGTGGGAGGCCGCGGGAGTCCGTCCGCTCGGCCTAGGCGTGTATCCGGCAGTTGGCACGCAGAACGCAGAACCACAGGCGGGCGGCCCAAATGACTAA